In the Malaya genurostris strain Urasoe2022 chromosome 1, Malgen_1.1, whole genome shotgun sequence genome, one interval contains:
- the LOC131428457 gene encoding uncharacterized protein LOC131428457: MADEQRLAQLHSRRATMMDALGRAEAFLENYDEHRDAAQVPLRLEYLNNMWTTLEEIQAQLEDETTDEGGKAQHATIRANFEPRLFTIKASFLTKLTPLPTTSSPQTSALSGIKLPTISLPEFDGNYEQWLTFHDTFLALIHNNADVPPIQKFHYLKAAVKGEAASLIESIAICSANYHLAWETLEGRYSNDYLLKKRHLQALFDVPRMKKENAATLHGLVDEFERHTKILHQLGEPTGSWSTILEHLLCTRLHDDSLKAWEDHASTVENPNYACLIEFLQRRTRVLESISVNQHPISNTSNNSDSTSSNHFKRHPQFRMSSYASTASSSIKCPVCNQSHSLPRCEKFIQLSMTERQKLVNSKRLCHNCMKGNHFVRNCPCDVNCKKCNQRHHTLLHLDQQTSNNQRTSNDGSSRARNITLSTKMNATEPCEQASVAATELVLSAETSASVRHPRENVFLLTAIVNVMDTYGQAHPARALLDSASQPNLMSERMARILRLKRNPVNVTIQGAGQMCKPIRESVFTHIASRKENFSFGIEFLVMDKVTADLPAQNVNTAGWMIPKDVFLADPSFNKCQPIDLVIGAKHFYALFPTAARMQLHNDLPLLIDSVFGWIVAGSATEGSYKRNTAPTRNVVAVSMITLEETLEQFWKMEDLTTKDNFSVEERHCESLYQTTVARNHEGRYIVRLPRKPDFDVLLGKSKANALRRLTYLEARLERNFNLKFEYHQFMKEYLSLGHMQLVEPNDDNCCKAYYLPHHPVIKESSTSTRVRVVFDGSAKTSSGYSLNDALCVGPVVQDDLLTIILRFRSYPIALVGDVEKMYRQVLVHPIDAPFQRILWRFSPDNPIQTYELRTVTYGLAPSSFLATRTLRQLANDEGESYPLGRRALQKNFYVDDFIGGAESVEEALLVRHQLAELLQRGGFTLRKWTSNRLEVLQDLNEDQIGTKSTLQFTPHETIKALGIYWEPEKDYLRFDSHIQHRDDPPTKRSILSDIAKLFDPLGLIAPVVVRAKILMQELWLLPLGWDEPVPDKVRLKWEKYHQDLPKIVAYRVARCAFLSQSKIQLHTFADASESAYGACCYARCEDELGNITVQLLASKYRVAPLKRLTLARLELCAAVLAAHLYDRIKQSIDVNVSVSYFWSDSATTLQWLRSPPNTWQTFVGNRVAEVQQFTHGCQWMHVSGHENPADLVSRGMSVEDFLKSFLWAQGPRWLSQPSHIWPVSIPPDAIDGELEVRRVVAVTQLTSPINSLFLRWSSYTRLLHVVGYCSRFITNLRKRTRTKPLPLTTQTVESLSVEELSKAKTILVRLAQQDAFGTEIKVLKDGKSLSKQSRIRQMSPFLDSEEVLRVGGRLNLSQLPYQAKHPALLPSFHPFARLLAEHYHRKMLHAGGRLLLSTIREEFWPLQGRRLVHHAVRNCFRCTRLNPVPARQQIGQLPVHRIVPSRPFSIAGVDYAGPLYLKPIHKRASPAKAYICVFVCFATKAVHLELVSDLTTQAFLCALRRFIARRGRPVHIYSDNGKNFEGAKNELTELFAMLQNQCEINKISSSCSEEGITWHLTPPKAPHFGGLWEAAVKVAKRHLFRQLGATRLSFEDISTILTQIESMMNSRPLLPMSDDPNDLAALTPAHFLIGTSMLALPDPDHRNIPFNRLDHYQQLQVHVQKIWLHWRKEYLQEMQKDTTMQLRNDQIVPGSMVIVVDELQPPIRWPLARIVSTIPGPDGLVRVVSLRTARGVINRPITKICLLPDSTLVAEADEDEQMLATNPQPAQLNKIAENKQNLLGIIM; the protein is encoded by the coding sequence ATGGCCGACGAACAAAGATTGGCTCAACTACATTCAAGGAGAGCCACCATGATGGATGCGTTGGGTCGGGCTGaggcttttctggaaaattatgATGAGCACCGGGATGCGGCACAGGTGCCATTGAGGCTTGAGTATCTTAACAATATGTGGACTACCCTGGAGGAAATTCAAGCTCAACTGGAAGATGAAACTACCGACGAAGGAGGTAAGGCGCAACATGCAACCATTCGTGCCAATTTCGAGCCAAGGCTGTTTACAATAAAAGCTTCGTTTCTTACTAAATTGACTCCGCTTCCTACCACTAGTAGCCCTCAAACTTCCGCTCTCTCTGGTATCAAACTTCCTACCATTTCGCTTCCGGAGTTCGATGGAAATTATGAACAGTGGCTTACCTTCCATGACACCTTCTTAGCACTGATCCACAATAATGCTGACGTTCCGCcaattcaaaaatttcactACTTGAAAGCCGCCGTCAAGGGGGAGGCTGCCTCTCTGATTGAGTCCATCGCCATTTGTTCTGCCAACTACCATCTGGCTTGGGAAACACTCGAAGGACGGTACTCAAATGATTATCTTTTGAAAAAGCGACATTTGCAAGCACTTTTCGACGTCCCACGTATGAAAAAAGAAAACGCAGCTACCTTACATGGATTAGTAGATGAATTCGAGCGACACACGAAAATTCTGCACCAACTAGGAGAACCAACAGGCTCATGGAGTACCATTCTCGAGCATCTGCTATGTACTCGTCTCCATGATGATTCCCTCAAAGCCTGGGAAGACCACGCATCGACTGTCGAAAATCCAAACTATGCGTGTTTAATAGAATTTCTGCAAAGAAGAACACGAGTTCTAGAGTCCATTTCTGTCAATCAGCACCCTATTTCAAATACGTCTAACAATAGTGACAGTACATCATCTAATCATTTCAAAAGACATCCACAGTTTCGCATGTCTTCCTACGCTTCTACCGCCAGTTCATCTATCAAATGTCCCGTATGCAACCAATCGCATTCCCTGCCTAGATGTGAAAAATTTATCCAACTGTCGATGACTGAACGCCAGAAACTGGTCAACTCTAAGCGGCTTTGTCACAACTGCATGAAAGGAAATCATTTTGTGCGCAACTGCCCGTGTGATGTGAATTGCAAGAAGTGCAATCAGCGCCATCATACTCTTTTGCACTTAGACCAACAAACCAGCAATAACCAAAGAACAAGCAATGATGGTTCTTCACGTGCGAGAAATATTACCCTTTCCACTAAAATGAACGCTACAGAACCATGTGAACAAGCTAGTGTTGCTGCTACGGAATTGGTACTTTCGGCTGAAACGAGTGCCTCAGTTCGACACCCTCGAGAAAATGTATTTTTACTCACTGCCATCGTAAACGTGATGGATACATACGGTCAAGCACATCCGGCGCGCGCATTGCTCGATAGCGCATCGCAGCCAAATTTAATGTCAGAGCGTATGGCACGAATACTTCGTCTGAAAAGAAATCCCGTTAACGTTACTATTCAAGGAGCTGGACAAATGTGTAAACCAATACGCGAATCAGTTTTCACACATATCGCGTCCAGAAAGGAGAACTTTTCTTTCGGAATTGAGTTTCTTGTAATGGATAAAGTCACTGCTGATCTTCCAGCCCAAAATGTAAACACAGCTGGATGGATGATTCCAAAGGACGTATTTCTAGCAGACCCATCATTCAATAAATGCCAACCGATCGATTTGGTTATCGGTGCCAAGCATTTTTACGCGCTGTTTCCGACAGCAGCTCGCATGCAACTTCATAATGATCTACCGCTTCTGATAGACAGTGTATTTGGATGGATTGTGGCAGGTTCTGCAACTGAAGGCTCATATAAGCGAAATACAGCACCAACTCGCAACGTAGTAGCAGTGTCCATGATTACCCTGGAGGAAACGTTGGAACAGTTTTGGAAAATGGAGGATCTGACAACTAAGGATAATTTCTCTGTGGAAGAACGCCATTGTGAGTCTCTCTATCAAACAACAGTTGCAAGAAACCATGAAGGAAGATATATTGTACGCTTACCTCGAAAGCCAGATTTCGATGTTTTGTTAGGCAAGTCCAAAGCGAACGCTTTACGTAGATTGACCTATTTAGAAGCACGCTTAGAGCgtaatttcaatttgaaatttgaataccatCAATTCATGAAGGAATACCTCAGTCTGGGTCATATGCAGTTAGTAGAACCCAATGATGATAATTGCTGCAAGGCGTATTATTTACCCCACCATCCGGTAATAAAGGAATCAAGCACTTCTACCAGAGTTCGTGTTGTGTTTGACGGCTCGGCAAAAACCTCTTCCGGATACTCCTTGAATGATGCTCTCTGCGTTGGACCAGTTGTTCAAGACGATCTACTTACCATAATTCTTCGTTTCCGTAGCTACCCAATCGCCCTAGTTGGAGACGTAGAGAAAATGTACCGACAAGTGCTTGTACACCCAATCGATGCCCCTTTCCAACGTATTTTATGGAGATTCTCTCCTGACAACCCCATTCAAACGTACGAGTTGCGTACCGTCACTTATGGCTTAGCTCCTTCATCCTTTCTTGCCACTCGTACGCTTCGTCAACTAGCTAATGATGAAGGTGAATCATATCCACTTGGACGCCGAGCCCTGCAGAAAAATTTCTATGTCGACGATTTTATCGGGGGGGCCGAATCAGTGGAAGAGGCCTTACTCGTACGCCATCAACTTGCTGAGCTGCTCCAGAGAGGAGGGTTTACTCTTCGCAAATGGACCTCCAATCGACTCGAAGTTTTGCAGGACTTAAATGAAGATCAAATTGGCACTAAATCTACATTGCAGTTCACTCCCCACGAAACTATAAAAGCGTTAGGAATTTATTGGGAGCCGGAAAAAGATTATCTGCGATTTGATTCACATATACAGCATCGTGACGATCCACCAACTAAGCGCTCCATATTGTCCGACATTGCTAAATTATTCGACCCGCTTGGTCTCATCGCTCCTGTTGTCGTCAgagcaaaaattttgatgcaaGAATTATGGTTATTACCATTAGGATGGGACGAACCTGTTCCAGATAAGGTTCGGCTGAAATGGGAGAAATATCACCAAGACTTACCAAAAATCGTTGCCTATAGGGTAGCCCGTTGTGCGTTTCTTTCTCAATCAAAAATACAGCTGCACACCTTCGCTGACGCATCTGAATCTGCATATGGTGCGTGCTGCTATGCTCGCTGTGAGGATGAGTTGGGAAACATAACAGTCCAGTTGCTTGCTTCTAAATATCGTGTGGCTCCATTAAAACGCCTAACTTTGGCTCGACTTGAACTCTGTGCGGCAGTTTTAGCTGCTCATTTGTATGATCGAATAAAACAATCCATAGATGTTAATGTGTCTGTATCATATTTCTGGTCAGACTCCGCTACAACTTTGCAGTGGCTCCGATCACCCCCCAATACTTGGCAAACGTTTGTAGGAAACAGAGTAGCAGAAGTGCAGCAGTTCACTCACGGATGTCAATGGATGCACGTTTCTGGTCATGAAAACCCTGCCGATCTTGTATCGCGGGGAATGTCAGTTGAAGACTTTCTGAAAAGTTTTCTATGGGCCCAAGGGCCTCGCTGGTTATCACAACCTTCACACATTTGGCCAGTGTCTATTCCACCTGATGCAATTGATGGCGAACTGGAAGTGCGACGTGTGGTTGCAGTGACACAGCTGACTTCACCAATCAattcattatttctacgatgGTCTTCTTACACTCGCTTACTACATGTTGTTGGATACTGTTCAAGATTTATTACAAATCTCCGCAAGAGAACCAGAACGAAGCCTCTCCCCCTAACAACCCAAACTGTTGAATCATTATCTGTGGAAGAATTGTCAAAAGCGAAAACGATACTAGTTCGTCTTGCACAGCAAGATGCCTTCGGTACTGAAATAAAGGTACTCAAAGATGGTAAATCATTATCTAAACAATCCCGCATTCGTCAAATGAGTCCATTTTTGGACAGCGAAGAAGTATTGAGGGTCGGCGGTCGCTTGAATCTATCTCAATTGCCATATCAAGCGAAACATCCAGCACTCCTTCCTAGTTTTCATCCATTCGCTCGCTTACTAGCAGAACATTACCATCGCAAGATGCTACATGCAGGTGGGAGACTATTGTTATCAACAATTCGCGAagaattttggccacttcaggGACGCAGATTGGTTCACCATGCAGTACGGAACTGTTTCCGCTGCACTCGCCTTAATCCCGTACCTGCACGCCAACAGATAGGCCAGCTTCCTGTACATCGAATTGTACCAAGCCGTCCGTTCAGTATCGCTGGTGTAGATTACGCCGGTCCCCTCTACCTAAAACCGATTCATAAGCGTGCTTCTCCAGCGAAAGCCTATATATGCGTATTCGTCTGCTTCGCCACCAAAGCTGTTCACCTGGAGCTCGTCAGTGACTTAACGACGCAGGCCTTTCTTTGTGCCCTTCGGCGCTTTATAGCCAGACGTGGACGTCCTGTTCACATTTATTCAGATAACGGTAAGAATTTTGAAGGTGCCAAAAACGAGCTTACTGAACTTTTTGCTATGCTTCAAAACCAGtgcgaaattaataaaatttcaTCCTCTTGCTCCGAAGAAGGAATCACTTGGCATCTTACCCCACCGAAAGCACCTCATTTCGGAGGTTTGTGGGAAGCAGCCGTCAAAGTTGCCAAGAGGCATCTATTTCGACAATTGGGTGCAACACGATTGTCTTTTGAAGATATCAGTACAATACTTACTCAAATAGAGTCGATGATGAATTCTCGACCCTTGTTACCTATGTCGGACGATCCAAATGATCTTGCCGCTCTCACACCAGCTCATTTTTTGATCGGAACCAGCATGCTCGCCCTGCCCGACCCAGACCATCGCAACATTCCATTTAATCGGCTCGACCATTATCAGCAATTGCAAGTGCATGTTCAGAAAATTTGGCTACACTGGCGTAAGGAATATTTACAGGAGATGCAGAAAGACACTACAATGCAGTTGCGGAATGACCAAATTGTACCCGGTAGTATGGTCATCGTCGTAGATGAGCTACAACCACCGATTCGCTGGCCACTAGCTCGAATTGTATCAACAATACCAGGTCCTGATGGTTTGGTGAGAGTTGTCTCACTCCGTACAGCTAGAGGAGTCATTAACCGCCCGATCACCAAAATCTGCCTACTTCCGGACTCAACCTTAGTTGCAGAAGCAGATGAAGATGAACAAATGCTGGCTACCAACCCACAACCGGCCCAACTGAATAAAATtgctgaaaataaacaaaatttgttaGGAATTATTATGTGA